Proteins encoded in a region of the Vicia villosa cultivar HV-30 ecotype Madison, WI linkage group LG5, Vvil1.0, whole genome shotgun sequence genome:
- the LOC131601132 gene encoding uncharacterized protein LOC131601132: MCQFDDDNDTWVETAMADVNLVANFLLTMKTPSSSSSLSSPPLNLHWTVRQRRSKSRTRKMKTDSTRASPTTPLSWSAATSASAADGNEESSRLTKPLHTSRSKVEDQCEASGSKRLRKKRSLPELLEEERLLLKERVNLKDKVASMHLNVEKQRANNESLKKMKLDLVSQKNTETARISLVSQKNTETTRITLVSGKAVLDTPRVADTNRGSSSKLVRPQTVQEKKSIVVAEDASSSKFVQTQTVQEKKSVVITEGASSSKSVQPQTLQEKESVVITEGASSSVQREIHRENNNRALPFLLPDLNLPPEEE, from the exons ATGTGCCAATTCGACGATGATAACGATACCTGGGTCGAAACGGCCATGGCTGACGTCAACCTAGTCGCCAACTTCCTTCTCACCATGAAGAcaccatcatcttcttcttcactctCATCTCCACCTCTTAATCTTCACTGGACCGTCCGTCAACGCCGTTCAAAGTCCCGCACTCGGAAGATGAAAACCGATTCGACGAGAGCAAGTCCCACCACGCCTCTCTCCTGGAGCGCCGCCACTTCCGCTAGTGCCGCCGACGGGAACGAAGAATCCAGCCGTCTCACCAAACCGCTTCACACTTCAAGATCTAAG GTTGAGGATCAATGTGAAGCCAGTGGCAGCAAAAGGCTTAGAAAGAAAAGG TCGCTACCTGAACTACTTGAGGAAGAGAGGTTGCTTCTGAAAGAAAGGGTAAATTTGAAAGAT AAAGTGGCATCCATGCATCTCAATGTTGAGAAGCAAAGGGCTAACAATGAAAGCTTAAAGAAAATGAAG CTTGATTTGGTGTCACAAAAGAACACAGAAACAGCCAGAATTTCTCTGGTGTCACAAAAGAACACAGAAACAACCAGAATCACTCTGGTGTCTGGAAAAGCTGTTCTCGATACACCGCGGGTTGCGGACACAAACCGTGGTTCATCATCTAAATTAGTCCGGCCTCAGACAGTTCAAGAGAAGAAGTCAATTGTCGTTGCAGAGGATGCTTCATCGTCTAAATTTGTCCAGACTCAGACAGTCCAAGAGAAGAAATCAGTTGTCATTACAGAGGGTGCTTCATCATCTAAATCAGTCCAACCTCAGACACTCCAAGAGAAGGAATCAGTTGTCATTACAGAGGGTGCTTCGTCATCTGTGCAACGAGAGATTCATCGAGAGAATAATAACCGAGCATTACCATTCCTGCTGCCTGATCTAAATCTACCTCCAGAGGAAGAATAA